In Amia ocellicauda isolate fAmiCal2 chromosome 16, fAmiCal2.hap1, whole genome shotgun sequence, the following proteins share a genomic window:
- the mcm6 gene encoding DNA replication licensing factor MCM6, producing MDLAEPAAGAPGQQVKDDLAEKCQKLFQDFLEEFLNSDGEVKYLGDAEELIRPERNTLLVSFTDLEQFNQELATTIQEEFYRVYPFLCRAVRNFARDHGNVPASKEFYVAIQDLPTRHKIRELSTARIGSLVRISGQVVRTHPVHPELVSGTFLCLDCQMVVKDIEQQFKYTQPNICRNPVCSNRRRFMLDTNKSRFIDFQKVRIQETQAELPRGSIPRSMEVILRAEAVESAQAGDKCDFVGSLIVVPDISQLTTPGVRSETSSRTAGSQGYENEGVRGLRALGVRDLSYKLAFLACHVAPTNPRFGGKELRDEEQTAESIKNQMSVKEWEKVFEMSQDKNLYHNLCTSLFPTIHGNDEVKRGILLMLFGGVPKTTMEGTSLRGDVNVCVVGDPSTAKSQFLKHVEEFSPRAVYTSGKASSAAGLTAAVVRDEESHEFVIEAGALMLADNGVCCIDEFDKMDTKDQVAIHEAMEQQTISITKAGVKATLNARTSILAAANPISGRYDRSKSLKQNVNLSAPIMSRFDLFFILVDDCNEVTDYAIARRIVDLHSRIQESIDRLYSLDEIRRYLLFARQFKPKISKESEDFIVEQYKRLRQRDGSGVTKSAWRITVRQLESMIRLSEAMARMHCCDEVQPKHVKEAFRLLNKSVIRVETPDVNLEQEEEEEEEEAEEEDVPNGINGHDAPDAVNGEVNGIGGHAENGEADAAGKPSLRLSFTEYRRLSNLIVLHLRKAEEDDDESGLKKSALINWYLKEMESEIDSEEELINKKKIIEKIIHRLVHYDHILIELRESGLKGSSEASETEQEAILVVNPNYTLED from the exons ATGGATCTCGCCGAACCAGCAGCCGGAGCTCCTGGGCAGCAGGTCAAAGACGACTTGGCGGAGAAGTGTCAGAAGTTATTCCAGGATTTCTTGGAAGA GTTTCTGAACAGTGATGGAGAAGTGAAGTACTTGGGAGATGCTGAGGAGCTCATTCGTCCCGAGAGGAACACACTGCTGGTCAGCTTCACAGACCTGGAGCAGTTCAACCAGGAACTGGCCACCACCATCCAGGAGGAGTTCTATAG AGTCTATCCATTTTTGTGCCGAGCTGTGAGAAATTTTGCCCGCGATCATGGGAATGTTCCAGCCAGCAAGGAATTCTATGTTGCTATCCAGGACCTGCCAACACGGCACAA GATCCGGGAGCTGTCGACGGCGCGCATTGGGTCCCTGGTGAGGATCAGCGGCCAGGTGGTCCGCACTCACCCTGTGCACCCGGAGCTGGTCAGCGGCACCTTCCTGTGCctggactgccagatggtggtGAAGGACATCGAGCAGCAGTTCAAGTACACCCAGCCCAACATCTGCCGCAACCCGGTCTGCAGCAACCGCCGCAGGTTCATGCTGGATACCAACAAGTCCCGGTTCATTGACTTTCAGAAG GTGCGAATCCAGGAGACCCAGGCCGAGCTGCCCCGGGGCAGTATTCCCCGCAGTATGGAGGTAATCCTGCGTGCTGAAGCAGTGGAGTCGGCTCAGGCTGGAGACAAGTGCGACTTTGTGGGCTCTCTGATTGTTGTCCCAGACATCTCCCAGCTGACTACACCAG GTGTGCGGTCCGAGACGAGCTCTCGCACCGCTGGCTCTCAAGGCTATGAGAACGAGGGGGTGCGTGGGCTGCGTGCTCTGGGCGTGAGAGACCTCTCGTACAAGTTGGCCTTCCTGGCCTGTCACGTGGCACCAACCAATCCCAGG TTCGGAGGAAAGGAGCTGCGAGATGAAGAGCAGACAGCCGAGAGTATAAAGAATCAGATGTCGGTGAAAGAGTGGGAGAAAGTGTTCGAGATGAGCCAGGACAAGAACCTTTACCACAACCTCTGCACCAGCCTCTTCCCTACCATTCACG GTAATGATGAGGTGAAGAGGGGCATCCTGCTAATGCTGTTCGGTGGAGTTCCCAAGACCACCATGGAGGGGACCTCGCTGAGAGGGGACGTTAATGTCTGTGTTGTGGGAGACCCCAGTACTGCGAAGAGCCAGTTCCTCAA ACACGTTGAGGAGTTCAGTCCCCGGGCTGTGTACACCAGTGGGAAAGCGTCCAGTGCTGCGGGATTGACCGCTGCTGTGGTCAGGGACGAAGAGTCTCACGAGTTTGTCATTGAAGCTGGAGCTCTCATGCTGGCTGACAAT GGTGTATGCTGCATTGACGAGTTTGACAAAATGGACACGAAAGACCAAGTGGCCATCCATGAAGCGATGGAACAGCAGACCATCTCGATCACAAAAGCAGGGGTCAAG GCCACCCTGAATGCCCGGACCTCCATTTTAGCAGCAGCGAACCCAATCAGTGGTCGCTATGACAGATCAAAGTCCCTGAAGCAGAACGTGAATCTCTCTGCACCCATCATGTCCAGATTCGATCTCTTCTTCATTTTGGTCGATGACTGCAATGAG gttacaGATTACGCCATAGCAAGACGTATAGTGGATCTCCATTCTAGGATTCAGGAGTCTATCGACCGCCTCTATTCCTTGGATGAAATTCGAAGATACCTGCTGTTTGCCCGGCAGTTCAAACCAAAG ATTTCCAAAGAATCTGAGGACTTCATTGTTGAGCAGTACAAGCGACTGCGGCAGAGGGACGGCTCTGGTGTCACCAAGTCAGCCTGGAGGATCACAGTCAGGCAGCTGGAGAGTATGATTCGGCTTTCTGAAGCCATGGCCAGGATGCACTGCTGTGACGAG GTACAACCAAAGCACGTTAAAGAAGCCTTCAGGTTGCTGAACAAATCTGTCATCCGTGTGGAGACTCCCGATGTCAACttagagcaggaggaggaggaggaggaggaggaagctgAAGAGGAGGATGTGCCCAATGGAATAAACG GTCATGATGCACCGGACGCTGTCAATGGTGAAGTGAATGGAATCGGTGGTCACGCTGAAAATGGTGAGGCTGATGCTGCTGGGAAGCCCTCTCTACGCCTGTCTTTCACCGAGTACCGGCGCCTGTCAAACCTCATTGTCCTTCACCTCAGGAAGGCAGAGGAAG ATGATGATGAATCTGGTCTGAAGAAGAGTGCATTGATCAACTGGTACCTGAAGGAAATGGAGTCTGAAATTGATTCTGAAGAGGAGCTgattaacaaaaagaaaattattGAAAAAATCATCCACAGACTTGTACATTAT GACCACATACTTATTGAACTGAGAGAAAGTGGGTTGAAGGGATCTTCTGAAGCATCTGAAACAGAGCAGGAGGCAATCCTGGTTGTGAACCCTAACTATACACTGGAAGATTAA
- the LOC136711681 gene encoding protein lifeguard 3 isoform X1 gives MSHPHIPPSYDESRNPLYAPHHGEPPAYGFEGQPQPGMYPGQPSMYPGQPSMYPGQPSMYPGQPSMYPGQPSMYPGQPNMYSGQPGMFPGQPGMFPGQPGPQYGPGHPAPGMPPMMPPVIPPMVPTSPLNQGGNNLYGATTTAGDTEGFTSQSWDDKTVRHAFIRKVYLILAAQLLVTVTFVAVFTFCSPVRLFVSRNSYIYWISYGFFTVTYLVLVCCQGPRRRFPWNIILLVIFTLAMSYMTGTISSYYDTKAVFLALGITAIVCIIVTIFCFQTKVDFTSCGGLFCVLGIVVMVTGIITAIVLSFKYIPWLHMLYAAIGAIVYTLFLAYHTQLLIGNRKHSISPEEYVYGALSLYVDIIQIFTFLLQLIGSSR, from the exons ATGTCACATCCTCATATTCCACCAAGCTATGATGAATCAAGGAATCCACTTTATGCTCCTCACCATGGAGAACCTCCAGCTTATGGCTTTGAAGGTCAGCCTCAGCCAGGCATGTACCCCGGGCAACCAAGCATGTACCCCGGGCAACCAAGCATGTACCCCGGGCAACCAAGCATGTACCCCGGGCAACCAAGCATGTACCCCGGGCAACCAAGCATGTACCCCGGGCAGCCAAATATGTACTCCGGACAGCCAGGCATGTTTCCGGGACAGCCAGGCATGTTTCCGGGACAGCCAGGACCGCAGTATGGGCCCGGTCATCCAGCACCTGGAATGCCACCAATGATGCCACCAGTGATCCCTCCAATGGTTCCGACTTCTCCCTTAAACCAAG GTGGTAATAATTTGTACGGTGCTACAACCACTGCAGGAGACACAGAAGGATTCACCTCTCAGAGCTGGGATGACAAGACGGTACGACACGCATTCATCCGGAAA GTATACCTCATTCTGGCAGCCCAGCTCCTGGTTACAGTCACATTTGTGGCTGTCTTCACATTTTG TTCACCAGTTCGCCTGTTTGTCTCcagaaattcatatatatattggatATCCTA TGGTTTTTTCACGGTCACGTATCTTGTACTTGTTTGCTGTCAGGGACCTAG GAGGCGTTTCCCTTGGAATATAATCTTGCTGGTGATATTT ACACTTGCTATGTCATATATGACAGGAACAATTTCAAG ttatTATGACACCAAAGCAGTGTTTCTTGCTCTTGGAATAACTGCCATCGTCTGCATCATAGTGACTATCTTCTGTTTTCAGACGAAG GTGGATTTCACTTCATGTGGAGGGCTGTTCTGTGTGCTGGGAATTGTTGTTATGGTCACTGGGATCATCACTGCAATCGTGTTGTCATTTAAATAT ATTCCATGGCTTCATATGTTGTATGCAGCCATCGGAGCAATTGTCTACACCTTG TTCTTGGCCTACCACACTCAGCTTCTCATTGGGAATCGAAAACACTCCATCAGCCCTGAGGAATATGTCTACGGAGCGCTCTCTCTGTACGTCGATATTATCCAGATCTTTACTTTCCTGTTGCAACTCATTGGCTCGTCAAGATAG
- the LOC136711681 gene encoding protein lifeguard 3 isoform X2, whose protein sequence is MSHPHIPPSYDESRNPLYAPHHGEPPAYGFEGQPQPGMYPGQPSMYPGQPSMYPGQPSMYPGQPSMYPGQPSMYPGQPNMYSGQPGMFPGQPGMFPGQPGPQYGPGHPAPGMPPMMPPVIPPMVPTSPLNQGDTEGFTSQSWDDKTVRHAFIRKVYLILAAQLLVTVTFVAVFTFCSPVRLFVSRNSYIYWISYGFFTVTYLVLVCCQGPRRRFPWNIILLVIFTLAMSYMTGTISSYYDTKAVFLALGITAIVCIIVTIFCFQTKVDFTSCGGLFCVLGIVVMVTGIITAIVLSFKYIPWLHMLYAAIGAIVYTLFLAYHTQLLIGNRKHSISPEEYVYGALSLYVDIIQIFTFLLQLIGSSR, encoded by the exons ATGTCACATCCTCATATTCCACCAAGCTATGATGAATCAAGGAATCCACTTTATGCTCCTCACCATGGAGAACCTCCAGCTTATGGCTTTGAAGGTCAGCCTCAGCCAGGCATGTACCCCGGGCAACCAAGCATGTACCCCGGGCAACCAAGCATGTACCCCGGGCAACCAAGCATGTACCCCGGGCAACCAAGCATGTACCCCGGGCAACCAAGCATGTACCCCGGGCAGCCAAATATGTACTCCGGACAGCCAGGCATGTTTCCGGGACAGCCAGGCATGTTTCCGGGACAGCCAGGACCGCAGTATGGGCCCGGTCATCCAGCACCTGGAATGCCACCAATGATGCCACCAGTGATCCCTCCAATGGTTCCGACTTCTCCCTTAAACCAAG GAGACACAGAAGGATTCACCTCTCAGAGCTGGGATGACAAGACGGTACGACACGCATTCATCCGGAAA GTATACCTCATTCTGGCAGCCCAGCTCCTGGTTACAGTCACATTTGTGGCTGTCTTCACATTTTG TTCACCAGTTCGCCTGTTTGTCTCcagaaattcatatatatattggatATCCTA TGGTTTTTTCACGGTCACGTATCTTGTACTTGTTTGCTGTCAGGGACCTAG GAGGCGTTTCCCTTGGAATATAATCTTGCTGGTGATATTT ACACTTGCTATGTCATATATGACAGGAACAATTTCAAG ttatTATGACACCAAAGCAGTGTTTCTTGCTCTTGGAATAACTGCCATCGTCTGCATCATAGTGACTATCTTCTGTTTTCAGACGAAG GTGGATTTCACTTCATGTGGAGGGCTGTTCTGTGTGCTGGGAATTGTTGTTATGGTCACTGGGATCATCACTGCAATCGTGTTGTCATTTAAATAT ATTCCATGGCTTCATATGTTGTATGCAGCCATCGGAGCAATTGTCTACACCTTG TTCTTGGCCTACCACACTCAGCTTCTCATTGGGAATCGAAAACACTCCATCAGCCCTGAGGAATATGTCTACGGAGCGCTCTCTCTGTACGTCGATATTATCCAGATCTTTACTTTCCTGTTGCAACTCATTGGCTCGTCAAGATAG